Proteins encoded by one window of Rubrobacter naiadicus:
- a CDS encoding DUF790 family protein, with the protein MLRGEHVMAHLRRGFVVPHRLSPEDGRALEAAGEVCRVYASHLGRPRRELEEALSRAEEEAGPRLDPRRGFRVVRALAKLLEERSGWAPPTDADPYTVRTRIFELAAAMPELPASEPGLLDVATREEVLAQVSRETGLEDPSAVMYADRQAEQILASFSEPSPEELIARYNTAQVQGVLYSARELVVDLGREADARTVFGYVKLLGLIYRLEITPDGYRLHLDGPLSIFSGTRRYGLRIAKFLPALLLTSPWRLSADVTWRGREARLELDSKSCDLESHYAAPEAAEEEDLRSAFRTSWERTRDVAGWELDAETSIIPLPELGTALVPDFTLRRDEEEVYLEILGFWSRRHLVERVHLVREAAKRGKRVLVAASERLSVSSEALSEAAESGVIPFKGRLRPADVLERL; encoded by the coding sequence ATGCTGCGCGGCGAGCACGTGATGGCCCACCTCCGGCGCGGGTTCGTCGTCCCGCACCGGCTCTCGCCCGAAGACGGCCGGGCACTCGAGGCGGCGGGCGAGGTCTGCCGCGTCTACGCCTCGCATCTGGGCCGTCCGAGACGCGAGCTCGAAGAGGCCCTCTCCCGCGCCGAGGAGGAGGCCGGTCCCCGGCTCGACCCGAGGCGCGGCTTCCGGGTGGTGCGGGCGCTGGCGAAGCTCCTCGAGGAGCGATCCGGGTGGGCTCCCCCGACCGACGCCGACCCCTACACCGTGCGCACCCGCATCTTCGAGCTCGCCGCCGCGATGCCCGAGCTCCCGGCCTCCGAGCCCGGGCTCCTCGACGTGGCTACCCGCGAGGAGGTGCTCGCGCAGGTCTCGCGCGAGACCGGTCTCGAGGATCCATCCGCCGTCATGTACGCCGACCGGCAGGCCGAGCAGATCCTCGCGAGCTTCTCCGAACCCTCCCCCGAGGAGCTCATCGCCCGCTACAACACCGCTCAGGTCCAGGGCGTGCTCTACTCCGCACGCGAGCTGGTGGTGGACCTGGGCCGCGAGGCCGACGCCAGGACGGTCTTCGGCTACGTGAAGCTGCTCGGTCTGATCTACCGCCTGGAGATCACCCCGGATGGATACCGGCTCCACCTCGACGGCCCGCTCTCGATCTTCAGCGGCACCCGCCGCTACGGCCTGAGGATCGCCAAGTTTCTCCCCGCCCTGCTTCTGACCTCGCCGTGGCGCCTCTCCGCGGACGTGACCTGGCGCGGCCGCGAGGCCCGTCTGGAGCTCGACTCTAAGAGCTGTGATCTCGAGAGCCACTACGCGGCACCCGAGGCGGCGGAGGAAGAGGACCTGCGCTCCGCCTTCCGTACGTCCTGGGAGCGCACCCGGGATGTCGCCGGCTGGGAGCTCGACGCCGAAACCTCGATCATCCCCCTCCCCGAGCTCGGCACCGCGCTCGTACCGGACTTCACGCTGCGCCGGGACGAAGAAGAGGTCTACCTGGAGATCCTCGGCTTCTGGAGCAGACGCCACCTCGTCGAGCGGGTGCATCTGGTCCGGGAGGCCGCGAAGCGGGGGAAGAGGGTGCTCGTCGCGGCCTCGGAACGCCTCTCCGTCTCCTCGGAAGCCCTCTCGGAGGCCGCGGAGAGCGGGGTGATCCCGTTCAAGGGCCGGCTGCGCCCCGCGGACGTGCTCGAGCGGCTCTAG
- a CDS encoding DEAD/DEAH box helicase family protein codes for MIELRYESGTLVATGEKPPEPFVWDSRTRQWRAPAGAYRETVLSLRESGIPHRDLAGNFEKLRLESRISIEMRPYQSQALAAWWKAGLRGVVVLPTGAGKTTVAVRAMERTSRSTLVVVPTLALMKQWYSVLQDAFGGSIEIGLLGGGYHEITPITVTTYDSAYIHAERYGDRFALVVYDEVHHLPAEKYAIIPKMLVAPYALGLTATPERPDGGHELLPELVGGVVYRRSAEDLAGSYLAPYELVRIPVELTAKERFEYAQADAVYRDFLRKHQLSVRSPEDWQRFILVASTSHSGGREALLAARRRREIQSSAVRKVTTLESLLKKHWDDRSIVFTKSVEEVYALSRRFLIPGITYETPAKERKEILDRFREGRYRAIIASDVLNEGVDVPDANVAMILAGSASVREYVQRLGRILRPRDGKRAVLYELVTSATGEEFTSRRRREAFA; via the coding sequence GTGATAGAGCTCAGATACGAATCCGGTACGCTGGTCGCCACGGGCGAGAAGCCGCCGGAGCCCTTCGTCTGGGACTCCAGAACCCGTCAGTGGCGGGCCCCTGCGGGTGCCTACCGCGAGACAGTACTCTCTCTGCGCGAGTCGGGCATCCCGCACCGGGATCTCGCGGGAAACTTCGAGAAGCTTCGGCTCGAGTCTCGCATCTCCATCGAGATGCGTCCCTACCAGAGCCAGGCGCTCGCCGCCTGGTGGAAGGCGGGCCTGCGCGGGGTGGTAGTGCTCCCCACCGGTGCCGGCAAGACCACCGTGGCGGTCCGGGCGATGGAGCGGACGTCACGCAGCACGCTGGTCGTGGTCCCCACGCTCGCGCTGATGAAGCAGTGGTACTCTGTCCTGCAGGACGCCTTCGGAGGATCGATAGAGATCGGGCTCCTCGGCGGCGGCTACCACGAGATCACCCCGATCACGGTCACCACCTACGACTCGGCGTACATCCACGCCGAGCGCTACGGCGACCGCTTCGCGCTCGTCGTCTACGACGAGGTTCACCACCTGCCCGCCGAGAAGTACGCCATAATCCCGAAGATGCTCGTCGCCCCCTACGCCCTCGGGCTCACCGCGACCCCCGAGCGTCCGGACGGCGGCCACGAGCTGCTTCCGGAGCTGGTGGGGGGCGTGGTCTACCGGCGCTCGGCGGAGGATCTCGCGGGATCGTACCTGGCCCCCTACGAGCTGGTGCGCATCCCGGTCGAGCTCACCGCAAAAGAGCGCTTCGAGTACGCCCAGGCGGACGCCGTCTACCGGGATTTCCTGCGGAAACACCAGCTCAGCGTGCGCTCTCCGGAGGACTGGCAGCGGTTCATCCTCGTCGCCTCGACCAGCCACTCCGGGGGCAGGGAGGCGCTGCTCGCCGCCAGGAGGAGGCGCGAGATCCAGTCCTCGGCGGTGCGCAAGGTGACGACGCTCGAGAGCCTCCTCAAAAAGCACTGGGACGACCGCTCGATCGTCTTCACCAAGAGCGTCGAGGAGGTCTACGCGCTGAGCCGCAGGTTCCTGATCCCGGGCATAACCTACGAGACCCCGGCGAAGGAGCGCAAGGAGATCCTGGACCGCTTCCGCGAGGGCCGCTACCGGGCGATAATCGCCTCCGACGTCCTCAACGAAGGGGTCGACGTGCCGGACGCGAACGTCGCCATGATCCTGGCCGGAAGCGCCTCGGTGCGCGAGTACGTCCAGCGGCTGGGGCGGATCCTGCGCCCGAGAGACGGCAAGCGGGCCGTGCTCTACGAGCTGGTGACGAGCGCGACCGGCGAGGAGTTCACCTCCCGGCGCAGGCGCGAGGCCTTCGCCTGA
- a CDS encoding endo alpha-1,4 polygalactosaminidase, protein MLVIGLSGFVFEDGAAIWRPRPGTSWQWQLQGKVDASYPVRVYDVDGFDTSKRTVARLHRKGVKVICYVDVGTWERWRPDAGRFPRSVIGRRDGPWRGERWLDIRKLRRLAPIMRSRFEMCRRKGFDAIEPDNIDGYTNRTGFRITYADQLRYNRWLARQAHRIGLSIGLKNDPGQVVDLVGYYDWALTEDCFAQGWCYKLEPFVERNEAVFSAEYTDTGMTLQKLCARARKLGFSAILKHRDLGAWRKGCVGLERR, encoded by the coding sequence TTGCTCGTAATCGGTTTGTCGGGCTTCGTCTTCGAGGATGGGGCCGCCATCTGGAGGCCGAGGCCCGGGACCAGCTGGCAGTGGCAGCTGCAGGGGAAGGTGGATGCCTCCTATCCCGTCAGGGTCTACGACGTGGACGGTTTCGATACTTCGAAGAGGACGGTGGCCAGACTGCACCGTAAAGGTGTGAAGGTGATCTGCTACGTCGATGTCGGGACCTGGGAGAGATGGCGTCCGGATGCCGGCAGGTTCCCGAGGTCGGTGATCGGGAGGAGGGATGGCCCGTGGCGGGGGGAGAGGTGGCTGGACATCCGGAAGCTCAGACGGCTCGCCCCGATAATGCGCTCCCGCTTCGAGATGTGCAGGAGGAAAGGCTTCGACGCGATAGAGCCGGACAACATCGACGGATACACCAACCGTACGGGGTTCAGGATCACCTACGCCGATCAGCTCCGCTACAACCGGTGGCTCGCGCGCCAGGCGCACCGGATCGGGCTCTCGATCGGCCTGAAGAACGACCCGGGGCAGGTCGTGGACCTCGTCGGCTACTATGACTGGGCGCTCACCGAAGATTGCTTCGCTCAGGGCTGGTGTTACAAGCTCGAGCCTTTCGTAGAGAGGAACGAGGCGGTCTTCTCGGCCGAGTACACCGATACCGGGATGACCCTGCAGAAGCTCTGCGCGCGGGCGCGAAAGCTGGGTTTCTCCGCCATACTCAAGCACAGGGATCTTGGAGCCTGGCGGAAGGGCTGTGTTGGCCTGGAGAGGCGATGA
- a CDS encoding glycoside hydrolase family 3 N-terminal domain-containing protein, which produces MSLRAAVGQMFIVGMRGTTPDRRVEGMIREENIGGVMLFGYNMQSREQTRALTGALQREARVPLFIATDQEGGEVADAPWVSPEPSAEVIGRGGDPGEARKVALKMGRQLRAGGVNTDFAPVVDTGFGAAIGSRSYGEDPALVSKMGAAAVRGFREAGIVSVAKHFPNHGVATSDSHTGLPIVDHDLRTVRAYDLPPFEAAVQAGVPMVMVGHLLYPAIDPERPASLSPKAIGMLRHDLGFRGVIVTDDLNMAGATGSGTPAEAAVRAAKAGADLLLITSSYGQEEAAYRAVLRAVRSGEIPERQVRASVRRILEVKREYLGYETHAR; this is translated from the coding sequence ATGAGCCTGCGCGCTGCCGTGGGGCAGATGTTCATCGTGGGTATGCGCGGGACCACGCCGGACCGTCGCGTAGAGGGCATGATCCGGGAGGAGAACATCGGCGGGGTGATGCTCTTCGGCTACAACATGCAGAGCCGGGAGCAGACCCGGGCGCTGACCGGCGCGCTGCAGCGGGAGGCCCGCGTACCGCTCTTCATAGCCACCGACCAGGAGGGAGGGGAGGTCGCCGACGCCCCCTGGGTCTCTCCGGAGCCCTCCGCCGAGGTGATCGGACGCGGCGGGGATCCCGGAGAGGCGCGGAAGGTGGCCCTGAAGATGGGCCGGCAGCTCCGTGCCGGCGGCGTCAACACGGACTTCGCCCCGGTTGTGGATACCGGGTTCGGGGCCGCGATCGGCTCGCGCTCCTACGGGGAGGATCCGGCCCTCGTTTCTAAGATGGGGGCGGCGGCCGTGCGAGGCTTCAGGGAGGCGGGAATCGTCTCTGTGGCCAAGCACTTCCCGAACCACGGGGTCGCGACCAGCGACTCCCACACCGGCCTGCCGATCGTCGATCACGACCTGCGCACCGTACGCGCGTACGATCTGCCGCCGTTCGAGGCGGCGGTGCAGGCCGGGGTGCCGATGGTGATGGTCGGGCACCTGCTCTACCCGGCGATAGACCCCGAGCGGCCCGCGAGCCTCTCCCCGAAGGCGATCGGGATGCTACGCCACGATCTCGGGTTCCGGGGCGTGATCGTCACCGACGACCTCAACATGGCCGGGGCCACGGGGTCGGGCACCCCGGCCGAGGCCGCCGTCCGGGCCGCGAAGGCCGGGGCCGACCTTCTGCTCATAACCTCCTCTTACGGGCAGGAGGAGGCGGCGTACCGCGCCGTGCTCCGGGCGGTGAGGTCCGGGGAGATCCCGGAGCGGCAGGTCCGCGCCTCGGTCCGGCGCATACTCGAAGTCAAAAGAGAGTACCTGGGCTACGAAACGCATGCCCGATAG